Proteins co-encoded in one Deinococcus planocerae genomic window:
- the dinB gene encoding DNA polymerase IV: protein MSRLVVHVDMDAFYASIEVRDQPELAEKPVAVIVPGRRGVVMTANYVARSFGVHSALPVHLARRRCPGIVLIPQRMDHYRAVSAQIHDIFSRYTEIIEPLALDEAYLDMTQEGRTLAQAEEIARAIQSDILAETGLTCSAGVSVNKFLAKHASGMKKPAGLTVIAPEAVDALLASLPVEEFYGVGPVIAGKLQAQGIHTGADLRARSLEDVRAILGSGKLAPRLYELARGVDERPVEAHREAKSIGVEQTFERDLTTREEVLAHLPEITAAVEARLAKRGYLGRTVVLKLRYEDGTRVTRHRTREEPFSKADELEQAAAEVLTPELIQGHRVRLLGVSVVNLSPRAAP from the coding sequence ATGAGCCGCCTGGTGGTGCATGTGGACATGGACGCCTTCTACGCCTCCATCGAGGTGCGCGACCAACCAGAGTTAGCCGAGAAGCCCGTCGCCGTCATCGTTCCTGGTCGTCGCGGCGTGGTGATGACCGCCAACTACGTCGCCCGGTCCTTCGGCGTCCACAGCGCCCTGCCCGTCCACCTCGCCCGGCGTCGCTGCCCCGGCATCGTCCTGATTCCGCAGCGCATGGATCACTACCGCGCCGTCTCCGCCCAGATTCACGACATCTTCTCCAGATACACCGAGATCATCGAACCCCTGGCGCTGGACGAGGCCTACCTCGACATGACGCAGGAGGGCCGGACGCTCGCCCAGGCCGAGGAAATCGCCCGCGCTATCCAGAGCGACATCCTAGCCGAGACGGGGCTGACCTGTTCCGCCGGGGTATCGGTGAACAAGTTCCTCGCCAAGCACGCCAGCGGGATGAAGAAGCCTGCGGGTTTGACCGTCATTGCTCCCGAGGCGGTGGACGCCCTGCTCGCCAGCCTCCCAGTCGAGGAGTTCTACGGGGTGGGGCCGGTGATCGCGGGCAAGCTCCAGGCGCAGGGCATCCATACGGGGGCGGACTTGCGCGCGCGGTCTCTGGAAGACGTGCGGGCCATCCTGGGCAGTGGCAAACTGGCGCCACGGCTGTACGAGCTGGCGCGGGGGGTGGACGAGCGGCCCGTGGAGGCGCACCGGGAGGCGAAGTCCATCGGGGTGGAGCAGACCTTCGAGCGGGACCTCACGACGCGGGAGGAGGTGCTGGCCCACCTACCCGAGATCACGGCAGCGGTGGAGGCGCGGCTGGCAAAACGGGGGTACTTGGGGCGGACGGTCGTCTTGAAGCTGCGGTATGAGGACGGGACGCGGGTGACACGACACCGCACGCGGGAGGAGCCGTTCTCGAAGGCTGACGAGCTGGAGCAGGCCGCCGCCGAGGTGCTGACCCCGGAGCTGATCCAGGGACACCGGGTGCGGCTCCTCGGCGTCAGCGTCGTCAACCTCTCCCCACGGGCCGCGCCGTGA
- a CDS encoding SDR family NAD(P)-dependent oxidoreductase — MNRSESISSSPRLGGRVMLVTGASTGIGRSIARLAAEEGARLVLADVNTEGGEELAREVAGQGGEVLFMRCDVSDAEQVGRLVEEAVRHFGRLDVLVNNAGIAGNALPAHELSADDWDRVIAVNLRGPFLCAHFALPHLMAGGAGVIVNVASTYGLVGAPLAPAYCASKGGVVNLTRQLAVDYGGRGVRVNAVCPGYVDTDMGGHRARLPPAQREAAQARRGANAALQPLGRQAHADEIARAVLFLASDDSSFMTGSVVTVDGGCTATFNHGPG; from the coding sequence GTGAATAGGTCTGAGTCAATTTCTAGCAGTCCACGCCTCGGCGGGCGGGTCATGCTCGTCACCGGGGCGTCCACCGGCATCGGGCGCTCCATCGCGCGGCTCGCCGCAGAGGAGGGTGCCCGCCTCGTCCTGGCGGATGTCAACACCGAAGGCGGTGAGGAGTTGGCGCGGGAGGTCGCCGGGCAGGGGGGCGAGGTCCTCTTCATGCGCTGCGACGTGTCCGACGCCGAGCAGGTGGGGCGGCTGGTGGAGGAGGCCGTCCGCCACTTCGGGCGCCTGGACGTGCTCGTCAACAATGCGGGAATCGCGGGGAACGCCCTCCCGGCCCATGAACTGAGCGCCGACGACTGGGACCGTGTGATCGCGGTGAACCTGCGCGGCCCTTTCCTGTGCGCGCACTTCGCGCTGCCGCACCTGATGGCGGGCGGGGCGGGGGTGATCGTGAACGTCGCCTCGACCTACGGGCTGGTCGGGGCGCCGCTGGCCCCGGCGTACTGCGCCTCCAAGGGAGGGGTGGTGAACCTCACCCGGCAGCTCGCGGTGGACTACGGGGGGCGGGGCGTGCGTGTGAACGCCGTGTGCCCCGGCTACGTGGACACCGACATGGGGGGCCACCGCGCCCGATTGCCCCCCGCCCAGCGTGAGGCGGCCCAGGCCCGTCGCGGGGCGAACGCCGCGTTGCAGCCCCTGGGCCGCCAGGCCCACGCCGACGAGATCGCCCGCGCCGTCTTGTTCCTCGCCTCGGACGACAGCTCCTTCATGACGGGCTCGGTCGTCACGGTGGATGGGGGCTGCACCGCCACCTTCAACCACGGGCCGGGCTGA
- the ung gene encoding uracil-DNA glycosylase, translating to MPHLVWFKRDLRVHDHAALLGAAEGGEVLALYVYEPEQYRHPEFHPAHLSVLGDALAELRGRLGELGIPLLLRHGEAVEVLEALWQELPFSALWAHQETGNWVSYQRDRRVRAWAKGRGLPFYEPPQNGVVRRLRSRDTWAEEWEARLGSAPRPAPERLVGPGHLPPGELLAHRDLGLPENDKVLPWLPGTFGERLAHDTLHGFLTRRGVNYTREMSSPLSAEHACSRLSVHLAFGTLSLRTVVHATRQRLAAVTGDPGADPRWVRSLRSFESRLHWHCHFMQRLESEPELEFRGLNPTLADLRPEELDEETGPRFRAWASGHTGYPMVDACMRMLLATGWLPFRMRALLVSFATEQLWLPWRAVGLHLARHWLDNEPGIHWSQMQMQSGMVGINTLRIYNPAKQARDQDPHGVFLRTWLPELRPLPPAYVHEPHLTPPLVGAEVGFRVGESYPWPIVDDREAVRTARERHRQAQARDPGREVARQVYERHGSRKKAVLRAEGRMAPSRRERRATVQASPAPSTPPRPVLSHGQPLLFDTLAPDVAPVTLPRLPADWQAVLGPVLDRPAFRDLWAFVASERERGPVYPPEPEVFAALHLTPLRDVRVVILGQDPYHGPGQAQGLAFSVRPGLRVPPSLANVHRELAGDLGCPLPRHGDLRAWARQGVLLLNTVLTVRQGEPGSHANRGWEAFTDAVIRAVNARPERVVFLLWGAHARRKARLVTAPHHVVLEAGHPSPLSTARFLGSRPFSRANEALREAGRGEVTWCLPERP from the coding sequence GTGCCCCACCTCGTCTGGTTCAAGCGCGACCTGCGGGTTCACGATCACGCCGCGCTCCTCGGCGCCGCCGAGGGTGGCGAGGTGCTCGCCCTGTACGTGTACGAGCCCGAGCAGTACCGCCACCCGGAGTTCCACCCCGCCCACCTCAGCGTCCTGGGCGACGCCCTGGCCGAGCTGCGCGGGCGGCTGGGCGAGCTGGGCATCCCGCTCCTCCTGCGGCACGGCGAGGCGGTGGAGGTGCTCGAAGCCCTCTGGCAGGAGCTGCCCTTTTCGGCCCTCTGGGCGCACCAGGAAACCGGGAACTGGGTGAGTTACCAACGAGACCGGCGGGTTCGCGCCTGGGCGAAGGGGCGGGGCCTGCCCTTCTACGAGCCGCCCCAGAACGGCGTCGTGCGGCGCCTGCGCTCCCGCGACACCTGGGCCGAGGAGTGGGAGGCCCGCCTGGGGAGCGCGCCGAGGCCTGCTCCCGAACGGCTCGTCGGTCCCGGGCACCTTCCCCCGGGCGAGCTCCTCGCCCACCGCGACCTCGGCCTGCCGGAGAACGACAAGGTGCTGCCCTGGCTGCCGGGCACCTTCGGCGAACGGCTCGCGCACGACACCCTCCACGGCTTCCTGACGAGGCGCGGGGTGAATTACACCCGCGAGATGTCGAGTCCCCTCAGCGCCGAGCACGCCTGCTCGCGGCTGAGCGTGCACCTCGCCTTCGGCACCCTCAGCCTGCGCACGGTGGTGCACGCCACCCGCCAGCGCCTCGCCGCCGTGACGGGCGACCCGGGGGCCGACCCCCGCTGGGTGCGCTCGCTGCGCTCCTTCGAAAGCCGCCTGCACTGGCACTGCCACTTCATGCAGCGCCTGGAAAGCGAGCCCGAGCTGGAGTTCCGGGGCCTGAATCCCACCCTCGCCGACTTGCGCCCGGAGGAGCTGGACGAGGAGACCGGGCCGCGTTTTCGCGCCTGGGCGAGCGGGCACACCGGATACCCGATGGTGGACGCCTGCATGCGGATGCTGCTCGCGACCGGGTGGCTCCCCTTCCGGATGCGCGCCCTGCTGGTGAGTTTCGCCACCGAGCAGCTCTGGCTGCCGTGGCGGGCGGTGGGCCTGCACCTCGCCCGGCACTGGCTCGACAACGAGCCGGGCATCCACTGGTCCCAGATGCAGATGCAGTCGGGAATGGTCGGCATCAACACCCTGCGCATCTACAACCCGGCCAAGCAGGCGCGCGACCAGGACCCGCACGGGGTCTTCCTCCGAACCTGGCTTCCCGAGCTGCGGCCCCTCCCCCCGGCGTACGTCCACGAGCCGCACCTGACCCCGCCGCTCGTGGGGGCCGAGGTGGGCTTCCGGGTGGGGGAGAGCTACCCGTGGCCCATCGTGGACGACCGCGAGGCGGTGCGGACGGCCAGGGAGCGCCACCGCCAGGCCCAGGCGAGGGACCCCGGGCGGGAGGTCGCGCGCCAGGTCTACGAGCGGCACGGCAGCCGCAAGAAGGCCGTGCTCCGGGCCGAGGGGCGGATGGCCCCGAGCCGGAGAGAGCGGCGGGCGACGGTGCAGGCAAGCCCGGCGCCCTCCACGCCGCCGCGTCCGGTCCTCTCCCACGGCCAACCCCTGCTCTTCGACACCCTGGCTCCGGACGTGGCCCCGGTGACGTTGCCGCGTCTCCCGGCGGACTGGCAGGCGGTCCTGGGTCCGGTGCTGGATCGCCCCGCCTTCCGCGACCTCTGGGCCTTCGTCGCCTCCGAGCGCGAGCGGGGGCCGGTCTACCCGCCCGAGCCGGAGGTCTTCGCGGCCCTGCACCTGACGCCGCTGCGGGACGTGCGGGTGGTGATCCTGGGTCAGGACCCGTACCACGGCCCCGGGCAGGCGCAGGGGCTGGCCTTCAGCGTGCGGCCCGGGCTGCGGGTGCCGCCCAGCCTGGCGAATGTCCACCGGGAACTCGCGGGCGACCTGGGATGCCCCCTGCCCCGGCACGGCGACCTGCGGGCGTGGGCGCGGCAGGGCGTGCTGCTGCTGAACACGGTGCTGACCGTGCGGCAGGGGGAGCCGGGCAGCCACGCGAACCGGGGGTGGGAGGCGTTCACGGACGCGGTGATCCGGGCGGTGAACGCCCGGCCCGAGCGGGTCGTCTTCCTGCTGTGGGGCGCGCACGCCCGCCGCAAGGCCCGCCTTGTCACCGCCCCCCACCACGTGGTGCTGGAGGCGGGACATCCCAGCCCGCTGAGCACGGCGCGTTTTCTGGGAAGTCGGCCCTTCAGCCGGGCGAACGAGGCGCTGCGGGAAGCCGGGCGCGGGGAGGTGACGTGGTGCCTGCCCGAGCGGCCCTGA
- a CDS encoding IclR family transcriptional regulator, which yields MLGTFEKARAVLDLYSTERPEWGVSEVARRLGMPTSSAHALLASLAGMGLLHRTPAGRYRLGFGLLALSQILLANTPWREVAQEEMGRLSRAFGETLSLAALDGGQVVSVARLEGRLPESVGEPRVGAVLPAHASACGKVLLAHRPPEVVRAVLEDAGLERHTERTLDTPEALDRELEGVRACGYAREVEERRAGVCALAAPVRNHNGEVIAALGFSLPAARFADREAQVRDALVRACADISARIGYHAGLTEDGPLLWMSVGGRDELRPAPRRAHTKRRSDT from the coding sequence ATGCTCGGCACGTTCGAGAAAGCCAGGGCCGTGCTCGACCTGTACAGCACCGAGCGCCCGGAGTGGGGGGTCAGCGAGGTGGCCCGGCGGCTGGGGATGCCCACCTCCAGCGCCCACGCCCTGCTGGCCTCGCTCGCGGGGATGGGACTCTTGCACCGCACGCCCGCGGGCCGCTACCGCCTGGGCTTCGGGCTGCTCGCGCTCAGCCAGATTCTGCTGGCGAACACGCCCTGGCGCGAGGTGGCGCAGGAGGAGATGGGGCGGCTCTCCCGGGCCTTCGGCGAGACGCTGAGCCTCGCGGCCCTCGACGGCGGGCAGGTCGTGAGCGTGGCGCGGCTGGAGGGTCGGTTGCCGGAGAGCGTCGGGGAGCCCCGGGTGGGGGCCGTCCTCCCGGCACACGCGAGCGCCTGCGGCAAGGTGCTGCTCGCCCACCGTCCCCCGGAGGTGGTGCGCGCCGTGCTGGAGGACGCGGGCCTGGAGCGCCACACCGAGCGGACCCTCGACACCCCGGAAGCCCTCGACCGCGAGCTGGAGGGGGTGCGCGCGTGCGGATACGCCCGGGAGGTGGAGGAACGCCGCGCCGGAGTCTGCGCGCTGGCCGCCCCCGTCCGCAACCACAACGGCGAGGTGATCGCCGCCCTGGGGTTCAGCCTCCCCGCCGCCCGGTTCGCGGACCGCGAGGCTCAGGTGAGGGACGCGCTCGTGCGGGCCTGCGCCGACATCTCGGCACGCATCGGCTACCACGCCGGGCTCACCGAGGACGGGCCTCTCCTGTGGATGTCGGTGGGAGGACGTGACGAGTTGCGGCCCGCGCCCAGACGCGCGCACACGAAACGCCGCTCGGACACCTGA
- a CDS encoding tyrosine-type recombinase/integrase — MTLEVYRGDRLGAAQRWAELPGDELRRRGVTAARERDRATLWDLTVAHLMTLGREGAQVSPRTLRTYRVGAEHWLDYAGERAVAILRPARNAGPLFVRRLEARGLSPSTVRAYLAGARALYAALRWAGATDLDPFSDARAARDKTPAWEKRQPYEEHEVQALLGAGDARTRALVLLGAHGGLRVQEIVGLRWRDVNLEAGTARVLGKGRKVRTVNLSRSLVTALGVLGADVHPELFVVGATADAARRRLRLVCARAGVPYRGVHALRHYAGTRMVRAGLSLHDAARHLGHSSIETTQTYAKWADDSLKRALEGW, encoded by the coding sequence ATGACGCTGGAGGTGTACCGGGGGGACCGGCTGGGGGCGGCGCAGCGCTGGGCGGAGCTGCCGGGAGACGAGCTGCGGCGGCGGGGGGTGACGGCGGCGCGGGAGCGGGACCGGGCGACCCTGTGGGACCTGACGGTAGCGCACCTGATGACGCTCGGGCGGGAGGGGGCGCAGGTGAGTCCCCGGACGCTGAGGACCTACCGGGTGGGGGCGGAACACTGGCTGGACTACGCGGGGGAACGGGCGGTGGCGATCTTGCGACCGGCGCGCAATGCCGGGCCGCTGTTCGTCCGGCGGCTGGAGGCCCGGGGGCTGAGCCCCTCGACGGTGCGCGCCTACCTCGCCGGGGCGCGGGCGCTGTACGCCGCGCTGCGCTGGGCGGGGGCGACCGACCTCGATCCCTTCTCGGACGCCCGGGCGGCCCGCGACAAGACGCCCGCCTGGGAGAAACGCCAGCCCTACGAGGAACACGAGGTGCAGGCCCTGCTCGGCGCGGGGGACGCCCGGACCCGCGCCCTCGTGCTGCTGGGCGCGCACGGCGGCTTGCGGGTGCAGGAGATCGTGGGCCTGCGGTGGAGGGACGTGAACCTGGAAGCCGGGACGGCGCGGGTGCTGGGCAAGGGCCGCAAGGTGCGGACGGTGAACCTCAGCCGCTCGCTGGTGACGGCGCTGGGGGTGCTGGGGGCGGACGTTCACCCCGAGCTGTTCGTGGTCGGGGCGACGGCGGACGCGGCCCGCAGGCGGCTGAGGCTGGTGTGTGCGCGGGCGGGGGTGCCCTACCGGGGCGTGCACGCGCTGCGGCACTACGCGGGGACGCGGATGGTGCGCGCGGGCCTGTCCCTCCACGACGCCGCCCGGCACCTCGGGCACAGCAGCATCGAGACCACCCAGACCTACGCCAAGTGGGCCGACGACTCGCTCAAGCGGGCGCTGGAGGGGTGGTAG
- a CDS encoding 4-hydroxybenzoate 3-monooxygenase yields MSKAPHRTQVGIVGAGPAGLFLAHLLHRHGIESVILESRTREDVEGTIRAGVLEQWTVDLMEDLGLGERMAREAHFHRGITLRFAGESHHLDFEDLTGGKRVTVYPQHEVLKDLIAARLAQCGEIQFGVRDVALHDLTSEQPRLTYTTGEGEPAELRCDFLVGCDGSQGTARRHIEGRTEYGHLYPFGWLGILVEAPRSHHELIYARHERGFALLSTRSPEIQRLYIQCGPTDDPADYPDELIWSELHRRLETVDGWTLTEGRIFQKGVIGMRSFVCDRMQHGRLFIAGDAAHIVPPTGAKGLNLAVADAVYLSRGLECFYRTGQAGELERYTDTCLRRIWKAERFSWYMTTLLHTNPAESDFEHRIRLADLDYVVHSQAAATALAENYVGLPLD; encoded by the coding sequence ATGTCCAAGGCACCCCACCGCACCCAGGTCGGCATCGTCGGCGCCGGTCCCGCCGGGCTGTTTCTCGCGCACCTGCTCCACCGCCACGGCATCGAGAGCGTCATCCTGGAAAGCCGCACGCGGGAGGACGTGGAGGGCACCATCCGCGCCGGGGTGCTGGAGCAGTGGACCGTGGACCTGATGGAAGACCTCGGCCTCGGGGAGCGGATGGCGCGCGAGGCCCACTTCCACCGCGGCATCACCCTGCGCTTCGCGGGGGAGAGCCACCACCTCGACTTCGAGGACCTCACGGGGGGCAAGCGCGTCACCGTCTACCCCCAGCACGAGGTCCTGAAGGACCTGATCGCCGCCCGCCTCGCCCAGTGTGGAGAGATTCAGTTCGGCGTGCGCGACGTGGCCCTGCACGACCTGACCTCGGAGCAGCCGCGCCTGACCTACACGACGGGTGAGGGCGAGCCCGCCGAGTTGCGCTGTGACTTCCTCGTCGGGTGCGACGGCTCGCAGGGCACGGCCCGGCGGCACATCGAGGGCCGCACCGAGTACGGGCACCTCTACCCCTTCGGCTGGCTGGGCATCCTGGTGGAGGCGCCGAGGTCGCACCACGAACTGATCTACGCCCGCCACGAGCGCGGTTTCGCGCTGCTGAGCACCCGCTCGCCCGAAATCCAGCGCCTCTACATCCAGTGCGGCCCCACCGACGACCCTGCCGATTACCCGGACGAGCTGATCTGGTCGGAATTGCACCGCAGGCTGGAGACGGTGGACGGCTGGACGCTGACGGAAGGCCGCATCTTCCAGAAGGGCGTGATCGGGATGCGCTCCTTCGTGTGCGACCGGATGCAGCACGGGCGGCTCTTCATCGCCGGGGACGCCGCCCACATCGTGCCGCCGACCGGGGCGAAGGGGCTCAACCTCGCGGTGGCGGACGCCGTGTACCTGTCGCGGGGCCTGGAGTGCTTCTACCGCACGGGCCAGGCGGGGGAGCTGGAGCGCTACACCGACACCTGCCTGCGCCGCATCTGGAAGGCCGAGCGCTTCTCCTGGTACATGACCACCCTGCTGCACACCAACCCCGCCGAGAGCGACTTCGAGCACCGCATCCGCCTCGCGGACCTCGACTACGTGGTGCACTCGCAGGCCGCCGCCACGGCGCTGGCGGAGAACTACGTGGGGCTGCCGCTGGACTGA
- a CDS encoding helix-turn-helix transcriptional regulator has translation MPEQHLHLQPLASGARICVSGTRAAYFGPGLRLSPHRNATATLVLSPREPFDLERLGPDAPGPRVARSRAALIPPGARHHLRAAGPLAFVYLDPLSDDFARLGALDVGAAATRLRSGQGDAWWAWNVDELCAHLGVPARGAPDERIARVVRRVDGWPQTFPHLRDAADLAGLSPAHFGEWFRRSVGVPFRRYRLWRRMAVVLRVVSAGGTLTAAAFEAGFASSAHLSAAFRAMFGLTPSALVALGASIEFTTAGGGAAPPG, from the coding sequence ATGCCCGAGCAGCACCTCCACCTCCAACCCTTGGCGTCCGGGGCGCGCATCTGCGTCTCGGGCACGCGCGCGGCGTACTTCGGCCCGGGGCTGCGCCTGTCGCCCCACCGCAACGCCACGGCGACGCTGGTCCTCTCGCCGCGGGAGCCGTTCGACCTCGAACGCCTCGGTCCGGACGCGCCCGGGCCCCGCGTCGCCAGGTCGCGTGCCGCGCTCATCCCGCCCGGCGCGCGGCACCACCTGCGGGCCGCCGGGCCGCTGGCGTTCGTCTACCTCGACCCCCTGAGCGACGACTTCGCGCGCCTGGGCGCCCTGGACGTGGGCGCCGCGGCCACGCGCCTGCGGTCCGGCCAGGGGGACGCGTGGTGGGCCTGGAACGTCGATGAGCTGTGCGCCCACCTCGGGGTTCCGGCCCGGGGCGCGCCGGACGAGCGGATCGCCCGGGTCGTGCGGCGCGTGGACGGGTGGCCGCAGACCTTCCCCCACCTGCGAGACGCGGCGGACCTCGCCGGACTGTCGCCGGCGCACTTCGGCGAGTGGTTTCGGCGGTCGGTCGGGGTGCCGTTCCGGCGCTACCGCCTGTGGCGGCGGATGGCGGTCGTCTTGCGCGTCGTGTCGGCGGGCGGCACGCTCACGGCGGCGGCCTTCGAGGCGGGCTTCGCGAGTTCGGCCCACCTCAGCGCGGCCTTCCGGGCGATGTTCGGGTTGACGCCCTCCGCCCTCGTGGCCCTCGGCGCGAGCATCGAGTTCACGACCGCAGGGGGCGGGGCCGCGCCGCCCGGGTGA
- a CDS encoding Uma2 family endonuclease encodes MTDPAFQAMSVEEYLRSEEQSPYKREYVGGFVYPLHAHAGVSQRHSLICGNVFATLHPHARRQGCRIHQTDMRLQVGSALFYPDVMLVCGQDMPHPLYETAPCLLVEVLSPSTAANDRVGKYALYTSLPTLQTYLIVEQTQRRVYEYQRAGDEWRLREVAEAGEVGVPCLSLSLSLDDVYAGVLEPR; translated from the coding sequence ATGACGGACCCCGCGTTTCAGGCCATGAGCGTGGAGGAGTACCTGCGCTCGGAGGAGCAAAGCCCCTACAAGCGCGAGTACGTGGGCGGCTTCGTCTACCCGCTGCACGCGCACGCCGGGGTGAGCCAGCGGCACTCGCTGATCTGCGGGAACGTCTTTGCGACGCTGCATCCCCACGCCAGACGGCAGGGGTGCCGAATTCACCAGACCGACATGCGCCTTCAGGTCGGCTCGGCCCTGTTCTACCCCGACGTGATGCTCGTCTGCGGCCAGGACATGCCCCATCCGCTGTACGAGACGGCCCCCTGCCTGCTCGTGGAGGTTCTCTCGCCGAGCACCGCCGCGAACGACCGGGTGGGGAAGTACGCGCTGTACACCTCGCTGCCCACCTTGCAGACGTACCTGATCGTGGAGCAGACCCAGCGGCGCGTCTACGAGTACCAGCGGGCGGGGGACGAGTGGCGGCTGCGCGAGGTGGCGGAGGCGGGCGAGGTGGGCGTGCCCTGCCTGAGCCTGAGCCTGTCCCTCGACGACGTGTACGCCGGGGTGCTGGAGCCGCGGTAG
- a CDS encoding N-acetylmuramoyl-L-alanine amidase family protein: MLRRFLLPALLLSAGTLALAQTVTPPSTPSTMTTPLTPISDAPIFVAYPPDGHTVPYDHVLLEGSVKPGAALTLNGQPVEVGDDGLFIEWVPLTPGENVLALESRQGAAAARQELRVTSTPPQVLTGEARIVAGSLLPAGDRLAYLPPPNLETRAVPLAFTGTAGGRATFRVGDLGPFPMTETAPGRYEGIFLLPERLTPAPVTFTLTAGDGTTATAESPGRLGVTGTGPRVAEVTATIPGRGVQAGTFVWRNGAGRNYVVFPRPGALAVVVGEEGNTYVVQASGTLTLNAPKSTLTLRPEGTPLPRAVFTRIDVKAGATHAEVRLDLPARVPFTVEQGVGPGVSSLDLRLFHSVADVDYIVSDFPGGTVRDVRWTQEGDGVARVRVDLRGAPWGYDATYEGTTLVLRVRNVPALDARAPLRGRVIVIDPGHGGDEFGGAGPLRVPEKGLVLPIALRVAELLREKGATVVLTRESDVTVPIYDRPLLAESVNADLLVSIHANALPDGVDPRTRRGSGVYYYHPQARALADALQGSLVGLLPDVGNDGVHYQNLALTRPTTQLSVLVETAFLTDKGNLRLLMSAAGRERFAQAIALGIERFYRDAALGREDGGGGRPR, translated from the coding sequence ATGCTGCGCCGCTTCCTGCTCCCCGCCCTGCTGCTCTCCGCGGGCACGCTGGCCCTCGCCCAGACGGTCACACCACCCTCCACCCCCTCCACCATGACCACACCCCTGACACCCATCAGCGACGCACCGATCTTCGTGGCCTACCCGCCGGACGGGCACACCGTCCCGTACGACCACGTGCTGCTGGAGGGCAGCGTGAAGCCCGGCGCGGCGCTGACCCTGAACGGCCAGCCCGTCGAGGTCGGGGACGACGGGCTCTTCATCGAGTGGGTGCCCCTGACGCCCGGCGAGAACGTGCTGGCGCTGGAGTCCCGGCAGGGCGCGGCGGCGGCCCGCCAGGAACTGCGGGTGACGAGCACGCCGCCGCAGGTCCTGACCGGCGAGGCGCGGATCGTGGCCGGGAGCCTGCTTCCCGCAGGGGACCGCCTCGCCTACCTCCCGCCCCCGAACCTGGAGACGCGGGCCGTGCCGCTGGCCTTCACGGGGACGGCGGGGGGGCGGGCCACCTTCCGGGTCGGGGACCTGGGCCCCTTCCCCATGACCGAGACCGCGCCGGGCCGCTACGAGGGGATCTTCCTGCTGCCCGAGCGGCTGACCCCCGCGCCCGTGACCTTCACCCTGACGGCGGGCGACGGCACCACGGCGACGGCGGAGAGTCCGGGCCGACTCGGCGTGACGGGGACGGGTCCGCGGGTGGCGGAGGTGACGGCCACCATTCCCGGGCGGGGCGTGCAGGCGGGCACCTTCGTGTGGCGCAACGGGGCGGGGCGCAATTACGTCGTCTTCCCCAGGCCGGGGGCGCTCGCGGTCGTCGTGGGGGAGGAAGGCAACACCTACGTGGTGCAGGCGTCGGGCACCTTGACCCTCAACGCCCCCAAGAGCACGCTGACCCTCAGGCCGGAGGGCACGCCGCTGCCCCGGGCGGTCTTCACCCGGATCGACGTGAAGGCGGGCGCGACCCACGCCGAGGTGCGCCTCGACCTCCCCGCGCGGGTGCCCTTCACGGTGGAGCAGGGGGTGGGTCCCGGCGTCTCCAGCCTCGACCTGCGGCTCTTTCACAGCGTGGCGGACGTGGACTACATCGTCTCCGACTTCCCGGGGGGCACGGTGCGCGACGTGCGCTGGACCCAGGAGGGTGACGGCGTGGCCCGGGTGCGGGTGGACCTGCGGGGTGCTCCCTGGGGCTACGACGCCACCTACGAGGGCACGACCCTGGTGCTGCGGGTCCGGAATGTCCCGGCCCTGGACGCCCGCGCGCCGCTGCGGGGCCGCGTCATCGTGATCGACCCGGGGCACGGGGGCGACGAGTTCGGCGGGGCGGGGCCGTTGCGGGTGCCAGAGAAGGGGCTGGTGCTCCCCATCGCCCTGCGGGTGGCCGAATTGCTGCGGGAGAAAGGCGCGACCGTCGTTCTGACCCGCGAGAGCGACGTGACGGTGCCGATCTACGACCGCCCGCTCCTCGCCGAGAGCGTGAACGCCGACCTGCTCGTCAGCATCCACGCCAACGCCCTGCCGGACGGGGTGGACCCCCGCACGAGGCGCGGCAGCGGCGTCTACTACTACCACCCCCAGGCCCGCGCGCTGGCGGACGCCTTGCAGGGCAGCCTCGTGGGCCTCCTGCCCGACGTGGGCAACGACGGGGTTCATTACCAGAACCTCGCGCTGACCCGGCCCACCACCCAACTCAGCGTGCTCGTCGAGACGGCGTTCCTGACGGATAAGGGCAACCTGCGCCTGTTGATGAGCGCCGCGGGCCGCGAACGCTTCGCGCAGGCGATTGCCCTGGGCATCGAGCGCTTCTACCGGGACGCGGCGCTGGGCCGTGAGGACGGGGGCGGCGGGCGACCGCGTTGA